One region of Chitinophaga varians genomic DNA includes:
- a CDS encoding acylphosphatase translates to MTTKSIVHKEIIVKGRVQGVGYRANAKHMADLLGVQGQIRNMPDKAVWILAEAEEPVMEQFLSWCRKGPAMAKVTEMEISVGPVQHVSGFTILH, encoded by the coding sequence ATGACAACCAAATCAATCGTACACAAAGAGATCATCGTGAAAGGCCGGGTGCAGGGCGTGGGTTACCGGGCTAATGCGAAACATATGGCGGACTTGCTGGGAGTGCAGGGGCAGATCAGAAACATGCCCGATAAAGCTGTATGGATTTTAGCAGAAGCAGAAGAACCGGTAATGGAGCAATTTCTGTCCTGGTGCCGTAAAGGGCCGGCCATGGCTAAAGTAACAGAAATGGAGATCAGTGTGGGGCCTGTACAGCATGTTTCCGGGTTTACTATTCTCCACTAA
- a CDS encoding 2'-5' RNA ligase family protein has product MNTNYETSEALFDYLLVVNPDVVVSKDVNRIRQFIATSLEDAASITSPVYIPLFRSEFPARFENDFIDMVEEVAKRQSGFAIYTSRLEAVRHADGRQSICVNVANPKPLVELHKSIMQCFDLKPQAFKPGMTIARGLDETAIGKVLPALTQRLFVRSFNCHCFTLLKRPVTGGKYQRVRDIVFGDIEHMTGSLFNYAA; this is encoded by the coding sequence ATGAATACGAATTATGAAACTTCGGAAGCGTTATTTGATTATTTGCTGGTAGTGAATCCGGATGTTGTGGTATCAAAAGATGTAAACCGTATACGGCAATTTATCGCCACTTCTCTGGAGGATGCTGCGAGCATTACGTCTCCGGTATACATCCCTTTATTCAGGTCCGAGTTTCCGGCGCGTTTTGAAAATGACTTTATTGACATGGTGGAAGAAGTGGCCAAGCGTCAGTCAGGTTTTGCGATCTATACGTCGCGACTGGAGGCGGTAAGGCATGCAGACGGGCGGCAGAGCATCTGTGTGAACGTTGCCAATCCCAAACCGTTGGTAGAGCTGCACAAAAGCATTATGCAGTGTTTTGATCTGAAGCCGCAGGCATTCAAGCCGGGCATGACGATCGCGCGCGGGCTGGATGAAACTGCCATTGGCAAAGTACTGCCGGCTTTAACGCAGCGGTTGTTTGTGCGGAGTTTTAACTGCCATTGTTTTACCCTGTTGAAACGGCCGGTAACCGGTGGTAAATACCAGCGTGTGAGAGATATTGTGTTTGGGGACATTGAGCATATGACAGGATCTTTGTTCAATTATGCTGCTTAG